In Mixophyes fleayi isolate aMixFle1 chromosome 4, aMixFle1.hap1, whole genome shotgun sequence, the following proteins share a genomic window:
- the PCYOX1L gene encoding prenylcysteine oxidase 1-like isoform X1 translates to MASLLLLAGLVSQLCAGQAGHPEPPGRIAVIGAGIGGSAVTYFLHQHFGPQVQIDVYEAERVGGRLATLTVNSQQYESGSPSIHSLNLHMQDFVKLLGLRHRRDVAGKSAIFNGDQLVLEETDWYLLNLFRLWWHYGISFLRLQMWVEEVMEKFMRVYKYQAHEYAFSSIEGLLRSLGGEHFVNMTQKSVSESLQSIGVSQRFIDDVISAVMKASYGQSVTIPALVGAMSLAGGQGNMWSVEGGNKLVCSGLLKLTKANVIHAKVTAVSLHSTEQKRLYEVQYEREGTLGSDYYDLVIVAAPLQKAGNPISFLNFQPHFPEPTGSYHRVVSSIVHGYLNSSYFGFTDPKLFPYASILSTDTPEAIFHSLECLCPVNVSFGFRRKPPQEAAVWRVLSQRPLDRKELKTLFKSYYSVQVIEWQAFPSYGTTSSSRALPPIVLHDGLYYLSGAEWAASSVEMIAVAAKNVALLAFNRWFELNEKIDQPDLLHKLKTEL, encoded by the exons cTGTGATCGGTGCAGGTATTGGGGGCTCAGCTGTCACATACTTTCTTCATCAGCATTTTGGACCCCAGGTGCAAATTGATGTCTACGAAGCAGAACGTGTTGGAGGGCGTCTGGCCACCTTAACAGTGAATAGCCAGCAATATGAGTCTGGCAGCCCTTCAATTCACTCCTTAAACTTACACATGCAAGATTTTGTCAAGCTTTTGG GGCTAAGGCATCGTAGAGATGTGGCTGGAAAAAGTGCTATTTTCAATGGAGATCAGTTGGTTCTAGAAGAGACAGACTGGTATCTCCTGAATCTTTTCCGGCTCTGGTGGCACTATGGTATCAGTTTTCTGAGGCTGCAGATGTGGGTGGAGGAAGTCATGGAAAAATTCATGAG GGTGTACAAGTACCAGGCACATGAATACGCGTTCTCAAGCATAGAGGGGCTGCTGCGCTCACTGGGAGGGGAGCATTTTGTGAATATGACACAGAAATCCGTGTCGGAATCTCTGCAGTCTATTGGAGTGTCACAACGATTCATTGATGATGTGATCAGTGCCGTGATGAAAGCCAGCTATGGACAGTCCGTGACCATTCCAGCGTTAGTTG GGGCCATGTCTTTAGCGGGAGGACAAGGAAACATGTGGTCTGTGGAAGGAGGTAACAAGTTGGTTTGTTCAGGTTTACTGAAGCTGACAAAAGCCAATGTGATCCATGCAAAAGTGACAGCAGTGTCtctacacagcacag AACAGAAGCGCCTGTATGAAGTACAGTATGAGCGAGAGGGAACTCTTGGTTCTGATTACTATGATTTGGTGATTGTGGCTGCTCCTTTGCAGAAAGCTGGGAACCCCATCTCATTTCTGAACTTTCAGCCTCATTTTCCAGAGCCCACTGGTTCTTACCATCGGGTGGTATCTTCCATTGTCCATGGCTATCTCAATTCCTCCTATTTTGGTTTCACAGATCCCAAGCTTTTCCCGTACGCTAGTATCCTCTCCACAGACACCCCAGAAGCAATATTCCATAGCCTAGAATGCCTGTGTCCAGTAAATGTGTCATTTGGCTTCCGTCGCAAACCTCCACAGGAAGCTGCTGTGTGGCGGGTGCTATCGCAGCGGCCTTTGGACAGAAAGGAGCTCAAGACACTGTTTAAGTCTTATTACTCGGTCCAAGTAATTGAGTGGCAGGCATTTCCGAGCTATGGGACCACTAGTTCTTCCAGAGCATTGCCTCCTATTGTTCTTCACGATGGTCTCTATTATCTGAGTGGTGCAGAGTGGGCTGCCAGCTCTGTGGAAATGATTGCAGTAGCTGCAAAAAACGTTGCTCTCCTGGCTTTCAATCGCTGGTTTGAGCTCAATGAGAAGATAGACCAGCCAGACCTGCTGCACAAACTGAAGACTGAACTTTAG
- the PCYOX1L gene encoding prenylcysteine oxidase 1-like isoform X2 yields MASLLLLAGLVSQLCAGQAGHPEPPGRIGLRHRRDVAGKSAIFNGDQLVLEETDWYLLNLFRLWWHYGISFLRLQMWVEEVMEKFMRVYKYQAHEYAFSSIEGLLRSLGGEHFVNMTQKSVSESLQSIGVSQRFIDDVISAVMKASYGQSVTIPALVGAMSLAGGQGNMWSVEGGNKLVCSGLLKLTKANVIHAKVTAVSLHSTEQKRLYEVQYEREGTLGSDYYDLVIVAAPLQKAGNPISFLNFQPHFPEPTGSYHRVVSSIVHGYLNSSYFGFTDPKLFPYASILSTDTPEAIFHSLECLCPVNVSFGFRRKPPQEAAVWRVLSQRPLDRKELKTLFKSYYSVQVIEWQAFPSYGTTSSSRALPPIVLHDGLYYLSGAEWAASSVEMIAVAAKNVALLAFNRWFELNEKIDQPDLLHKLKTEL; encoded by the exons GGCTAAGGCATCGTAGAGATGTGGCTGGAAAAAGTGCTATTTTCAATGGAGATCAGTTGGTTCTAGAAGAGACAGACTGGTATCTCCTGAATCTTTTCCGGCTCTGGTGGCACTATGGTATCAGTTTTCTGAGGCTGCAGATGTGGGTGGAGGAAGTCATGGAAAAATTCATGAG GGTGTACAAGTACCAGGCACATGAATACGCGTTCTCAAGCATAGAGGGGCTGCTGCGCTCACTGGGAGGGGAGCATTTTGTGAATATGACACAGAAATCCGTGTCGGAATCTCTGCAGTCTATTGGAGTGTCACAACGATTCATTGATGATGTGATCAGTGCCGTGATGAAAGCCAGCTATGGACAGTCCGTGACCATTCCAGCGTTAGTTG GGGCCATGTCTTTAGCGGGAGGACAAGGAAACATGTGGTCTGTGGAAGGAGGTAACAAGTTGGTTTGTTCAGGTTTACTGAAGCTGACAAAAGCCAATGTGATCCATGCAAAAGTGACAGCAGTGTCtctacacagcacag AACAGAAGCGCCTGTATGAAGTACAGTATGAGCGAGAGGGAACTCTTGGTTCTGATTACTATGATTTGGTGATTGTGGCTGCTCCTTTGCAGAAAGCTGGGAACCCCATCTCATTTCTGAACTTTCAGCCTCATTTTCCAGAGCCCACTGGTTCTTACCATCGGGTGGTATCTTCCATTGTCCATGGCTATCTCAATTCCTCCTATTTTGGTTTCACAGATCCCAAGCTTTTCCCGTACGCTAGTATCCTCTCCACAGACACCCCAGAAGCAATATTCCATAGCCTAGAATGCCTGTGTCCAGTAAATGTGTCATTTGGCTTCCGTCGCAAACCTCCACAGGAAGCTGCTGTGTGGCGGGTGCTATCGCAGCGGCCTTTGGACAGAAAGGAGCTCAAGACACTGTTTAAGTCTTATTACTCGGTCCAAGTAATTGAGTGGCAGGCATTTCCGAGCTATGGGACCACTAGTTCTTCCAGAGCATTGCCTCCTATTGTTCTTCACGATGGTCTCTATTATCTGAGTGGTGCAGAGTGGGCTGCCAGCTCTGTGGAAATGATTGCAGTAGCTGCAAAAAACGTTGCTCTCCTGGCTTTCAATCGCTGGTTTGAGCTCAATGAGAAGATAGACCAGCCAGACCTGCTGCACAAACTGAAGACTGAACTTTAG